TTCAGCTTCACGGGGAGGTGCATGGGATCGGTGATTTCATATTCAGCCATCCAGAGCAGCCGGAGCAGGCATCCCAGCGCCTGTCGCACCGGTGCATGGCCCTTGTAGCAGCCGTGCCAGTATTTCGGATCCGTCTCCTTATGAATACGCATGGCCAATCGAAATTCGAGACCCTCATTATCAGGCCTGAGGTAGACGAAATAGTACGTTTCAGTCTCTTTATTGGCATGATTGTACGGTGGACGCTCACCGCGGATCATCCTGTTTTCCAGAAGCAGAGCGTCCTTCTCAGTGGGAGTTTCGACATACACAAATGATCGGATTTGCCCGATCAGTTCTGACACCTTTCGCGAGACCTGGCCGGGCTTTGCGCGCTTGTAGCTGAAGAGGCGCGTACGCAGGTTTTTGGCTTTGCCTACATAAAGCAGGTTTCCGTTCCGGTCATAAAACCGGTAGACGCCCGGTACAGAGGGAACCGCATCAAACGGCCCTCTGCCCAGTCTGCGCTCAAGCAGCGGTTCTGCCGAAAAAAATGAAGGTGTTTGCGCGTCCATGTCTCAGGATAAGCCAGCGGAGTGACAGCGTATTGTCATGGGGGCTTGAGAAGGCAGAAGGCAGTCTAAAATAAGCTTATAAGTTACTAATAAAATTGATATTTAAATAGTTTATAAACAGTT
This window of the Rhodohalobacter mucosus genome carries:
- a CDS encoding nucleotide excision repair endonuclease; translated protein: MDAQTPSFFSAEPLLERRLGRGPFDAVPSVPGVYRFYDRNGNLLYVGKAKNLRTRLFSYKRAKPGQVSRKVSELIGQIRSFVYVETPTEKDALLLENRMIRGERPPYNHANKETETYYFVYLRPDNEGLEFRLAMRIHKETDPKYWHGCYKGHAPVRQALGCLLRLLWMAEYEITDPMHLPVKLNRNLTPMRFALPWNTSASPALTTGLPDLLELWIRGEDDELTDWLAVQIEAGRHLPPFQRLWLEYHLDQITGFYRKKLSRHHTLRNGRNRIAQDELDDLLVKA